CGCCGGTCACCACGACCGCGTCCAGGGGACCGGACAGGTTCTCCAGGTGTCGCATGACGGATCGGGTCCTGTCGATGCTGCGGGGGGAACCGTCGATGTGGACGTCACTTACGTGCGCCAGGATCAGCATCAATCAAGAGTGACATATCCGGCTTCCTGTCGCCGGGCATCCGATGCGGAGAGCAGGAACGCACCGGGCGGGAAAGGCCGGTGTGAGCGGGAGAGCCCCGGGGAGGCGGGGCGACGCCGGGTCGGGGGGCCCAGGGAGAGCCGCGTGGGAAGGCCGAGCGGGTGCGGACGGGAGAGCCGGGCGGGGTGGGCGACGCCGCCGGATCAGGCGGTGGAGCCGCCGTCCACCACGATGTCGGCGCCGACCACGAAGGCCGCCTCCTCGGAGGCGAGCCACAGGACGGTGCCGGTGATCTCGTCGAGGGAGCCGACCCTGCCGATCGGGAGCTGCCGGCTGATCCGCTCGGCCCGGTCGGTCTCCGTCTCACCCGGCCGCATGGACATCGAGGTGTCGTGCGGGCCGGGGCTGAGCGCGTTGATCCTGACGCCCCGGCCGATGTACTCCAGGGCGGCGGTGCGGGTCAGTGCCGTCACCCCGGCCTTGGAGGCGGCGTAGGCGCCGAGACCCGGTATGCGCTTGTGCGTCCCCACCTGGGAGGCGACGTTGACGATGACCCCGCCGCCCCCGGCCAGCATCGCCGGGATCTCGTGTTTCATCGCGAGGAAGGTGCCGGTCAGGTTGACGGCGACGACCCGGGTGAAGTCCTCCTCGGGCAGGTCGGCGACCTCGCCAATGGTGAACACCCCGGCGTTGTTGATCGCGATGTCCAGCCCGCCGTGCCGTTCCACGATCCGCTCGACCAGCCCGGCGACCGAGGCGGAGTCGGAGACGTCCGCGACGAGGGCGGAGGCCCGGCCGCCGTCCGACTCGATCAGCTTCACGGTCTGCTCCAGCGCCTCCGGGCCCCGGGCGGCCACCACGACGCGGGCGCCCTCGCGGGCGAACCCGCGTGCCACGGCCCTGCCGATGCCCGTCCCGCCCCCGGTGACCAGAACCACCTTGTCCTGAAATTTCATGATGCCTCCATAGTAGATTGATCAGTCCAGAATGATGAGTGCCTGGGCGGCTGCGCCGCGCAGCCGTACCGGGTCCGACGTTCCCTTGGCCGTCAGCTAAGCCGGGGTCCGTCCCTGCCCCTCGTAAGGGACGGACCCCGGCGGATCAGAGGCCGCACCCGTTACTCCCAGCGGAAGAACCGTGCGGCCAGCCCACCCGTGACCAGCACGGTCACCGCCATCACCACCAGGTGCAGCGTCTGCGGCGCGTGCCCGGCCCACGTGTCGCGGAGCGCGTCGGCGAACGGCGCCATCGGCAGGAAGTCCCCGATCCGCCGCACCAGGTCGGGCATGAGCTCCCGGGGGATCCACATCCCCGCCATGAACATCAGCGGGAACATCAGCAGCGAGCCGATGCCCGGCGCCACCTTCGCGTTGGGCGCCACCGCGGCGATCAGCAACCCCAGGCTCAGCATCGAGGCCGTGCCGAGCACGAACACCCCCGCGAAGGCCAGCGGGCTCTTGGGCGGGACCGAACCAAGGACGAGATAGCCCAGAACGATCAGGAGGACGGTGGCGACGATCGCCACCACGAGGTTGTTGGCGACCTGGGCGACCAGCAGCCGGACCGGGTTGACCGGGGTGGTGGACATCCGGCGCAGCACGCCGCTCTCCCGGTAGGTCACCAGCGTCGCCGGCAGGACGGTCAGCGCCATCGTCACCACCGCCAGGATCACCATCATGCCGGGCAGCTGGGTGTCGACGACCCGCTCCCCGCCCAGCTCGGGGACCGCCTCCTGGTAGCCGGGGATGTTCCCCAGCGCGAGCAGGAGGACGAGCGGCAACATCACCGCGAAGATCGGGCCGGCCGGGTCCCGCAGGAAGAGCTTGGCCTCGGTCAGGAGCATCTTGTTCACGAGGAGATCTTCTTTCCGGTGAGGCTGAGGAAGGCGTCGTCGAGGGTGGCCTGCTCCACGCGCAGGTCGGTGGGTACGACACCCGCGGCGGAGAGGACGGTCGTGACCGCGAGGAGCAGGTTGCCGGTGCCGGTGACCGCGACCTGCCCGCCGCTGCGGCTCACCTCGGTGACCTCGGGCAGGGCTTCGAGCCGGGAGTCGTCGAGCGGCCCCGACGGCCGGAACCTGACGGTCTGCCGCCCGCCGACCTTGGCGATCAGGCCCGACGGGCTGTCCATCGCGACCACCCGGCCGGAGTCGATCAGCGCGAGCCGGTCGCAGAGCCGCTCGGCCTCCTCCATGAAGTGGGTGACGAGCAGGATCGTCACGCCGTCCTCGCGGATCCGCTCGATGAGCTCCCAGGTGTCGCGGCGGGCCTGGGGGTCCAGGCCGGTGGTCAGCTCGTCCAGGATCGCCACCCGGGGGTTGCCGACCAGGGCCAGCGCGATCGAGAGCCGCTGCTGCTGGCCGCCGGAGAGCTTGTCGTAGGGGGTGTCGCGCTTGCCGGCGAGCCCGACGCGCTCCAGCAGCTCCCCCCAGTTCGCCGGGGTCCGGTAGAAGGACGCGTACAGGTCGAGCGCCTCCCACACCTTGAGTTTCCCCGGCAGCGTGGAGCTCTGCAGCTGGACTCCCAGCTGCTCCCTGAGCTCGGTGCGGTGCAGCCCCCCGAGCACGCTGACGGTGCCGGAGTCGGGGACGCGCAGGCCGGCGACGCACTCCACGGTGGTCGTCTTGCCGGCGCCGTTGGGGCCGAGAACGCCGAAGATCTCGCCCTCTTCCACGGTGAACGAGACGTCGTCCACCGCCAGCTGGTCGCGGTACTGCTTGCGGAGGTTGCTGACCTCGATGACCTTCATGCTTACCGACGCTACGAGCCGCGCCGCGCGCGGAGAATCCGTCTACACCCCCGGCGGGGGCGGGCCAGGCACCCGCTGGGGGTGTGGCTACCTCCACCCTCGTACGGCGCTCGCCACCACTGGGCACGCCCCGCCGGATCGCCGACACTTGGACCCATGAGGACATACGCGGTGGCGGTGGGAAAGGCGCTTGCCCTGGGGGCGACGGCGCTGGTGGACGTCGTCCTGGTGGCGCTGACCCTGGTCGGGGTCGTGCTGGCGTTCGGCCTGGGAATGGTCTTCATGTTTCTCCCCACGGCCCGGCTGATCCGGCACCGCACCGCGCTCGCCAGGAGGCTGAACGGCACGTGGCTCGGGACCGCCGTGCCGGTGCCCTACCTGCCCCCGCCGCTGCCGACCCGGCCCCAGCCCGACGGCTGGTACCGCCACGAGCGCCAGCTCTACAAGACGCCGAAGTGGCCCGACTGGAACAACCGCTGGAAGTGGATGGTCGGCGACCCGGCCACCTGGCGGGACGGGCTCTGGCTCTTCCTCAACCCGGTGGTCGTCTGCGGCCTCCCGCTGCTGTCCCTCATCCTGGCCGGATGCGCCGTCCTGACGTCGTTGGCCGCGGCCCCGGTGGCGCTGCCCCTCGCCCTGGGAGGAGCCTCGGCCGTCGCGCTCGCCGCGACGCCGCGCCTGCTGCGCGCGTACGCGTGGTGGAACCA
This region of Streptosporangium sp. NBC_01495 genomic DNA includes:
- a CDS encoding ABC transporter ATP-binding protein, which encodes MKVIEVSNLRKQYRDQLAVDDVSFTVEEGEIFGVLGPNGAGKTTTVECVAGLRVPDSGTVSVLGGLHRTELREQLGVQLQSSTLPGKLKVWEALDLYASFYRTPANWGELLERVGLAGKRDTPYDKLSGGQQQRLSIALALVGNPRVAILDELTTGLDPQARRDTWELIERIREDGVTILLVTHFMEEAERLCDRLALIDSGRVVAMDSPSGLIAKVGGRQTVRFRPSGPLDDSRLEALPEVTEVSRSGGQVAVTGTGNLLLAVTTVLSAAGVVPTDLRVEQATLDDAFLSLTGKKISS
- a CDS encoding ABC transporter permease, with the translated sequence MLLTEAKLFLRDPAGPIFAVMLPLVLLLALGNIPGYQEAVPELGGERVVDTQLPGMMVILAVVTMALTVLPATLVTYRESGVLRRMSTTPVNPVRLLVAQVANNLVVAIVATVLLIVLGYLVLGSVPPKSPLAFAGVFVLGTASMLSLGLLIAAVAPNAKVAPGIGSLLMFPLMFMAGMWIPRELMPDLVRRIGDFLPMAPFADALRDTWAGHAPQTLHLVVMAVTVLVTGGLAARFFRWE
- a CDS encoding SDR family NAD(P)-dependent oxidoreductase, whose amino-acid sequence is MKFQDKVVLVTGGGTGIGRAVARGFAREGARVVVAARGPEALEQTVKLIESDGGRASALVADVSDSASVAGLVERIVERHGGLDIAINNAGVFTIGEVADLPEEDFTRVVAVNLTGTFLAMKHEIPAMLAGGGGVIVNVASQVGTHKRIPGLGAYAASKAGVTALTRTAALEYIGRGVRINALSPGPHDTSMSMRPGETETDRAERISRQLPIGRVGSLDEITGTVLWLASEEAAFVVGADIVVDGGSTA